Genomic segment of Pseudoalteromonas sp. NC201:
CGCTTACCTATCATGGTTTTTAAACGAGATGAATAGCTGACGCTGTTGTCGACAACGTTCCACTCCCAAATGCCATCTTCGGTTGCCCCGATTGCACGCTTCATTTGTTCGGTGGATTCCGCAAGTGCTTGCTCTGTGCGTTTAAGTGACGATAGGTTATTAAACACCGCTAAAATGAGATTGGCACCGTCATGGGGTTCTTGTACTAAGCGCATCTCCATCGGGATTAGATTGCCAAATTTGTCTTTCACATGGCACAGTGCTTCTTTACTGTAATCGTTTTGGTTGAGTAGAGATTGGCTAATGGATTCTAAGCTGTCGAACGGATCATCCAAACTGACGATATCGTGTAGTCTCAGCCCAATTAATGCATCTGGCGTGTCGTACCCAAGCTCGCGATAAAAATAAGGATTGCACTTACTCACGGTGAGTAGCTGGTCAAGTAGCAAGGTACTAGTGGGTAAGGCATCGAGCATAAACTCGGTAACTCTGTGTTGGTCGAGTTGCGAATGAAGCGCCTGCTTTTCATCGGTAATACGTTTGAGCCTTGCGGTCACGCCATGGAATTGATTGGGAGTTGGGATTGCGACGGCGCTTGGGATAAGTCTAAAAAGATAAACCGCCGTTACCATTGAGATAAACGCTGTGACTGCTTTTGAAATGCCATGAATACCATAAGCGCCATGCCAAACGGTATAAACGCCAATTAAGTGCGTGAGTCCACATAAGGTGATGAAGCTACAGAACAACACAAAGACCCAATTTCTGCCAACGTCAGGGCGTTGTTTTGCATAAATCATAATCGCCATAGGAATAGAAAAGTAGGCGGCGGCTATCAAGATATCGGAGATGACATTGGTCCATAGCAGGTGAGGTTGCCACAAATAGCAATGACCATGCGGCATGTACGCGCTATTAAAAAATGACTCAAACGAGTTCAAATCCATGTTATTTCCTTACCTCAACGTAAAGTCGATTCATATAAAAACATCCGCCGTTAAGACGCTAAAAGCGCACTCAAGCTGCGATAGTAAAATACGCTTTAAAAGTCCTAATGCTCTGCTTTAACTGTAGTATATCTATTTGAAATTTCGACAAGAGGCGCAAGAAACCTGAACTTCGGATAATTAATGCCTTTCTAGCAGCCAGTTTTAGCGCTAACTGTGTTGAATTCACTTCCAATAGCCAGCTATTGGTGCGTAAATTCGCCTTGCCTACAGGACGTAGGTACCAGGGCGGTAGCAGGACGCGAGAGCGGAGTTATCCCCAAAACTCTCTGGCTAGATAAAAAGTAATTTAATGTAATTTTAAAAACAGAGGGTTAGATCATTCCTTATCCTAACCTCAGGTTTGGAAATCTTTATCGTGAGGTAGGGAAGAGGGGGAGTTGAGAGATTAACAAGATGAAGCGCGTGGCTTCACCTTGTTATTCAGTGAGCCGAAGGTATTTTTCGGCTAACTGATCAAGGCTTTCTTTGTGGTTTGGATCTGGTTTGATGCAATCAATGGGGCAGACACTCACACAGGTTGGTGTGTCGTAATGGCCGACACATTCAGTGCATTTGTCAGGGTCAATTTGATAAATTTTATCGCCCATGTAAATAGCTTGATTAGGACACTCAGGGTCGCACATATCACAGTTGATACATTTGTCATTAATAAGTAATGCCATCGTTATGCCTTTTTAAAAGGATTACGAGTGTCCTCACTTTGGCCTAAATTGCGCATTAAAATGGCGTGATTTAAGTCTATGTCTTCTGGCAGTGGAATTTTGACGATATGACCAGAGCCCTTGGCATCATTTATCGCCTCGCCTTTTTTATTTTCCATGTGCTCAAGATTAAAATGAATATTGCCCTTAGGCGTCATTAATTCTAGGCTGTGACCAGTACAGAACTTATTTTTAACCTCAATCTCAACTAGGCCATTATTAGTGCGACCTAGCACTTCACCAACAAACTGCTGTTGGTCAGACACCGAATGACCGTAGTCGTAATTTTGATAGTCTTGATGTACATGACGTTTCAAGAAGCCCTCGGTATATCCTCGGTGGGCTAGGTTTTCTAGGGTCTTCATTAAGCTTGGGTCAAATGGTTTACCCGCAACAGCATCATCAATGGCTTTACGATAGACTTGTGCGGTGCGAGCAACGTAATAGAATGACTTGGTTCGGCCTTCGATTTTAAGGCTATGCACGCCCATGCGAGTCAGTTGATCAACATACTGGACAGCACGTAAATCTTTGGAATTCATGATGTAAGTACCATGCTCATCCTCAAATGCAGGCATGTATTCACCTGGACGACCTTGCTCTTCGAGCATAAACACTTCGTCGCTTGGTTGACCTTCCCCTAAGGTTGGAATAATCGCTTTTGGATCGACTTTATGGACAACATCCCCGGTTTCGTTTTCTTGACCAGGTTTGACATCGTAGCTCCAGCGGCAGGCATTGGTACAAGTACCTTGGTTTGGATCGCGCTTGTTGATATAACCCGACAATAAACAGCGACCAGAATAGGCCATACATAAGGCGCCGTGAACGAACACTTCAAGCTCAGTGTCTGGGCACAATGTACGAATTTCTTCTATTTCTTGTAGCGACAACTCGCGAGAAAGAATAACGCGCTCAACCCCTTGTTTGGCCCAAAATTGCACCGCCGCATAGTTAACAGCATTCGCTTGTACGGATAAGTGAATTGGCATGTCTGGCCACTTATCGCGCACCAGCATAATTAGCCCGGGATCGGACATGATAAGCGCGTCTGGCTTCATCGCGATAACGGGCTCAATATCACGTAAGTAAGTTTTCACTTTGCCGTTGTGCGGCGCAATATTTGATACGACATAGAGCTTTTTGTTTTGCTGGTGGGCTTCGTTAATACCGATTTCGAGGTTGTTTAGGTCAAATTCGTTATTACGTACGCGTAGACTGTATCTTGGTTGTCCGGCGTACACAGCGTCGGCACCGTACGCAAAAGCGTAACGCATATTCTTTAAACTGCCGGCAGGAGAGAGAAGTTCTGGTACAAACATGGTTTACCTCTGATTACGGGTCAGCTGTTGAGTGATTTCGCGTGCTGATTCTAAAAAGCGGCGCAGTATAGAAGAAAGCTAAGTAAGTAATTTTGATGTAGATCAGGTTTTTTGACATTGTGCAAGGAAGGGCAAGAGACCTTACTGTTAAGGCTTCTACTAGCAACTCTGCGC
This window contains:
- a CDS encoding YfhL family 4Fe-4S dicluster ferredoxin; amino-acid sequence: MALLINDKCINCDMCDPECPNQAIYMGDKIYQIDPDKCTECVGHYDTPTCVSVCPIDCIKPDPNHKESLDQLAEKYLRLTE
- the trhP gene encoding prephenate-dependent tRNA uridine(34) hydroxylase TrhP — translated: MFVPELLSPAGSLKNMRYAFAYGADAVYAGQPRYSLRVRNNEFDLNNLEIGINEAHQQNKKLYVVSNIAPHNGKVKTYLRDIEPVIAMKPDALIMSDPGLIMLVRDKWPDMPIHLSVQANAVNYAAVQFWAKQGVERVILSRELSLQEIEEIRTLCPDTELEVFVHGALCMAYSGRCLLSGYINKRDPNQGTCTNACRWSYDVKPGQENETGDVVHKVDPKAIIPTLGEGQPSDEVFMLEEQGRPGEYMPAFEDEHGTYIMNSKDLRAVQYVDQLTRMGVHSLKIEGRTKSFYYVARTAQVYRKAIDDAVAGKPFDPSLMKTLENLAHRGYTEGFLKRHVHQDYQNYDYGHSVSDQQQFVGEVLGRTNNGLVEIEVKNKFCTGHSLELMTPKGNIHFNLEHMENKKGEAINDAKGSGHIVKIPLPEDIDLNHAILMRNLGQSEDTRNPFKKA